The window ATGATGTCTTTTTTGAGTTCATGACTGAATACCCATTTGAGCTTAATGGACTTTGACACCGTGAACAAATTTCCAGtctttatgtatttttctatttcaatgaTCAATAAAAGCAAAACTTGTCATCAACTAGAGATGAATTTGtccttttaaactatattgGTTTGTGATCTATCTTGCTTGCAAACAACCCTCAGTTGAGGGAATATAATAAACAGATTATGAATTTCCTAAATTAGATACATAACtaagaaaagatatatatggAAGACTTTTGGTGATCATTTGCTACAAGCTGTCATGacacttatttatttatttattttgttatctcTTTCTTCCCCTTAATTTGAGTTGTGTGTGTGTCATGTGAGAGTAGAAACTTCTCTATAAATGAGGTCCAAGAAGAGATGTTCTTGGCAGTGCCTTATCTCCCCCTAATCTTTCCTAAAATATCACTTTATACTCCAAATTATACCCCCAAAAATTCATCCTAATGGGTGATCTATATGGAAAGCTGGAAACGGATGTGCCAATTAAAGCTTCCGCTTCAATGTTTCATGAAATATTTCACAAGAAACCTCATCATATCTCCAATGCCTCTACTGACAAAATACACGGTGTCGACCTACATGAAGGCGAATGGGGCCAAGTTGGCTCCATCATTTGCTGGAAATATTTTCACGGTACTTCTTTTTACCACTCCTGGCCTTTTcgtttgtttaattaataacttgCGTAAGAAATGAAACGAtgtgcttttttcttttcttttttgtagaTGGTAAAGCTAGAATAGCAAAGGAGATCATTGAACATGTTGATGAAGAAAACAACTCAATCACTTTCAAAGTAATTGAAGGAGACCTTACTGAACACTACAAGGATTTTAGGCTTACAATCCAATGTATTCCAAAGGAGAAAGGAAGTGTGATTCATTGGATCTTAGAATATGAGAAGTTGCATGACCAGATTCCAGATTCACATACTTTGCTGCAGTTTTGTGTTGAAGTCTCTCAAGACATCGATAGTATGCTTTCTGATATTGATGAACCCTAGGTAGATAGTCATGTTGGCAGTGACATGACACACAAGATTTCAGTACTCATCATTTCTCAGGTGTGTGTTGTTcgttatatataaataatttggcTTTTTACTATGCTAATTAAAATTGTCAATTCTctatatttaatcatttatatattctcTTTGTATTGTGTGATATGTTTGggatcttctttttttatgtgttGTAATAAAGAGCAGAAATAATATATTCTTCTCAATGTGTACTCTTTGGAATGtgaaaactatataatataagtaattTCTATGTAATTGTGTTTTATAGAATTTGGGGTTAATTCTATGTTTATCATGGGGTTTATAGAATGGttaccaaaaatatataaaatctatttatgtgaaaagttaattatttagacattttaagaaatttattaatattgtcAAACAATCTAGGTATATTTGGTTGATTAAAGAGTTTATGTTAGAGATGTACATCCATTAATTGGTGTCGATTTTGGGAGAAaaccaatataaaaaatcGAACCATAAAAATGTTATGAAATTCAACCATGTCGGGTAAACTTAATTTGcaactttttattaaacatgaataaatgaaaaaatctatatcaatcatttttaataaaagaacttAAATCAATCACTAAGGTAATAGATTTGGCGTTGGGTTGGTGGTAATGAGATTGGTTTTATacttattgaaattttaggtTATCTAATATACATGATTAAATTGTTATGCGTGATGTTATAcaatgtttttgaaaacatcaCGAAACAATACACgtaaaacaaaacacaataCAAAGTTTGGTAATCCAATTTTgtgcaatatatataattgaacaaagtaaagttaataaattacaattaaaGTTAATACAGCTACACACTTAAAAAGCTCAATTGAGAGAATGATCACTTAAGTTTCCTCCAAACGTGAAACTTCCTCTTGATGAAACTTAGGATCCCCTGAGTGTGGAGTACTCTTTCTTTCACCAAGAACATTTGTCTTTCTATCTACAGATGAAGTTTGCAATTTATGGATAAACATGCTGGTGAGTTTTACCACACAATCACAGCACCAATAATATGCTTTAAAATGGCCAACGCCCTAAAATGGATCAAAACCACAAGATATATGGAGGTTTGAGAAGATATTCAAGGGaagaataaattaactatgtaagaaaaaatatgggAGAgacaacaaaatctaaaaaatatcatgTTGATAGACAAGGAAAAATTCTTACAGAGAATCGGTTGTCTTTTACGTTACATgtcattgaaaatattttacaccTAAGATGCTTTTCTAATTCATTCAGCATAAGATGTGCTCGATAGTCAAATAACTCATGTATTGTCAGATccaaaacaatgaaatttcattaaaataattgaactttatacatccaaaagtatatattatatgcttTTTCAACATGACATGTGACCATATatcaagatatatattttggcAATGGGACCAAAAGGAAATCAATGGCAAAATATTAATCACCAATTGTCAAATCCAACACAGTACCCCATAACCAAAAATCACAATCATGAATtatgagagagggagagaagaaaagatatCTCATATAGACCACTGGGTAAGAATCACATGTTACGTGGGCATTACTTAAGAATGATGTGAGatttcaaatcaaactttCCACAAtgtctaaattattttattctcattcAATGTGCCAACGTTTTTCTATACCATAAATTAAAGCATTCATGGAAGTGCTTCAAACAACAAAACCATCTTCCACTGT of the Cucumis sativus cultivar 9930 chromosome 3, Cucumber_9930_V3, whole genome shotgun sequence genome contains:
- the LOC101214822 gene encoding MLP-like protein 43 encodes the protein MGDLYGKLETDVPIKASASMFHEIFHKKPHHISNASTDKIHGVDLHEGEWGQVGSIICWKYFHDGKARIAKEIIEHVDEENNSITFKVIEGDLTEHYKDFRLTIQCIPKEKGSVIHWILEYEKLHDQIPDSHTLLQFCVEVSQDIDSMLSDIDEP